The Maylandia zebra isolate NMK-2024a linkage group LG7, Mzebra_GT3a, whole genome shotgun sequence genome contains a region encoding:
- the c6.2 gene encoding complement component C6 isoform X2 — protein sequence MCSAPYGRKKRPRSTGSIFPLGKAAQTETDRRESTEGAVDDSRMTVQEFNTLVALYREQVISVGEISADCPSLRAQMHHTRSKGCSMARAAHQDLAVISVSGPEDGEIHPEICRLFIQLQCCLEMFITEMLKSMCLLGVLQLHRKRTDSEPRVDFRLDESSDVPILEDRSSSPIDFPQEQWLVGNDIENIESPNIKQVFSCLSTSLGCFCDRYSWSSWSACSSTCNHGTQNRARQFRHDEYFWKSSCFQLCQQYDSRACNQHACPINCLLTDFGPWSDCSPCAKKQFRTRSVERPAQFGGSDCSPELTEERQCYPSTECRIESVNCRDNFKCDNGRCINSTLTCNRQNDCGDNSDERDCGEFTVVCPVEKRVAPGSDLVGNGFDVLAQEPRGAVLDNMFMGGTCVIERPPSTLLYHRVPYNFKTLKIKVGEPEDFNTEPQPLHAESIDLKTSQTTPGSSTQSQGLFFFFFPIFFFSASSKSHSDSKSEAFEASKKKDSKFIRVNQVLPVSTFKIRDPGDLVLSQPFLQFLHALPLDYNYALYREIFQRFGTHYYSSGTLGGHYDLLYQYSREELKSSGVTEESAIDCLGRETTWTIILYTEHRRENRCSNNRMTQKYEGSYVQASERSFSMVKGGRAREAAALAWERQGATPDKISFKNWAKSVLENPAVVDYKLLPLIDLVHGIPCASTKRRHLRKALQQYMQEFDPCKCAPCPNNARPVLSGTECKCVCQTGTYGANCEIRAPDYTSEAVDGLWSCWGSWSSCGASMKRHRTRRCNNPAPLKGGQPCSGPDRQEEACHISIFTKQETCDNDDDFTIGWRDELPPGVQGCLRPKSPENSFLRKAKQYYTFGEDEEFECVTGFDLDGFQYINCLPDGSWSQISGRCIRKICLPPDIPDDTSLSPSKDEYRVGEVVRLNCNEAGLQPLPRGFYKCGDSLTWEPPIPAELRCTNEEPFVPDVQCGPGQVLRNSRCVCVPRESCLSQPENLCILNIDLGVTVSMSLCSFQAGRCHGDPLFFVSKAACDAGTLDKLEWAMFRANMSSKSSVQEPCELDTCYEWEICSVFKKCECRAARECPRVKQHTFCIKLTRLQRTRSMDLCSMAALKCSKYEFEILNEGQCES from the exons atgtgttctGCACCGTATGGGCGGAAAAAACGCCCAAGATCCACAGGGAGCATCTTTCCGCTCGGTAAAGCGGCGCAGACGGAGACGGATCGCCGGGAGAGTACTGAGGGGGCTGTGGACGACAGCAGGATG ACTGTGCAGGAATTCAACACCCTCGTAGCGCTGTACCGGGAGCAGGTCATCTCCGTCGGCGAGATCTCCGCCGACTGTCCTTCTCTGCGGGCTCAGATGCACCACACACGGTCCAAAGGATGCTCCATGGCCCGGGCTGCGCACCAGGACCTCGCCGTCATCTCTGTTTCGGG TCCAGAGGACGGGGAGATCCATCCCGAGATCTGTCGGCTCTTCATCCAGCTGCAGTGCTGCCTGGAGATGTTCATAACGGAGATGCTCAAGTCGATGTGCCTGCTGGGGGTGCTGCAGCTACACAGAAAAA GAACAGACTCGGAGCCAAGGGTGGATTTCAGGCTGGACGAGAGCTCAGATGTTCCCATCCTGGAGGACCGATCCTCTTCTCCCATCGACTTTCCTCAGGAGCAGTGGTTGGTGGGAAATGATATTGAAAACATAGAGAG TCCAAATATCAAGCAGGTTT tcagcTGCCTATCAACCAGTCTGGGCTGTTTCTGCGACCGATACTCCTGGAGCTCCTGGTCTGCCTGCTCCAGCACCTGCAACCATGGCACACAGAACAGAGCGag GCAGTTTCGGCATGATGAATATTTCTGGAAGAGCAGCTGCTTTCAGTTATGTCAGCAATACGACAGCAGAGCTTGCAACCAGCACGCCTGTCCAATCAACTGCCTGCTCACTGATTTTGGGCCGTGGTCCGACTGCTCGCCCTGTGCCAAGAAACAG TTTCGGACCCGGTCTGTCGAGAGGCCGGCTCAGTTCGGTGGATCCGACTGCAGCCCCGAGCTGACAGAGGAGAGGCAATGCTATCCATCCACAGAGTGCAGGATAGAGTCTGTCAACTGCAGGGACAACTTCAAGTGTGATAACG GGCGCTGCATTAACTCGACACTGACGTGCAACAGACAGAACGACTGCGGGGATAACTCCGATGAGAGGGACTGTGGCGAGTTCACTGTTGTGTGTCCTGTAGAGAAGAGAGTGGCTCCAGGGTCTGACCTGGTGGGGAACGG GTTTGATGTTCTCGCCCAGGAACCGAGGGGAGCAGTGCTGGACAACATGTTCATGGGAGGAACCTGCGTCATTGAGAGGCCTCCAAGCACATTACTCTACCACCGAGTTCCTTACAACTTTAAAACTTTGAAGATCAAG GTTGGAGAGCCAGAGGACTTCAACACTGAGCCTCAGCCGCTGCACGCCGAGTCCATCGATTTGAAGACCTCCCAAACGACGCCTGGCAGCAGCACGCAATCTCAaggcttgtttttctttttcttcccgaTCTTTTTCTTCAGTGCATCGTCTAAGTCGCACTCCGATTCTAAAAGTGAAGCTTTTGAAGCTTCAAAGAAGAAG GACTCCAAGTTTATCAGAGTGAACCAAGTCCTTCCTGTGTCAACATTCAAGATTCGGGACCCGGGGGACCTCGTCCTGTCACAGCCCTTCTTACAGTTCCTCCACGCCCTTCCTCTCGACTACAACTACGCACTCTACAGGGAAATCTTTCAGCGCTTCGGGACACACTACTACAGCTCAGGGACATTGGGAGGCCACTATGATCTGCTGTACCAGTACAGCAGAGAGGAGCTCAAGAGTTCAG GTGTAACTGAGGAGAGCGCGATAGACTGCCTGGGCCGAGAGACCACCTGGACTATCATCCTCTACACAGAACACAGGCGTGAAAACCGATGCTCTAACAACCGGATGACTCAGAAATATGAAG GCTCATATGTTCAGGCATCGGAGAGGTCTTTCTCCATGGTGAAAGGAGGTCGAGCTAGAGAGGCAGCAGCTCTGGCCTGGGAGAGGCAGGGCGCCACTCCGGATAAAATATCCTTCAAGAACTGGGCAAAGTCTGTCCTCGAAAACCCTGCTGTCGTCGATTACAAG CTGCTTCCTCTCATAGATCTGGTTCATGGAATTCCTTGCGCTTCCACAAAGAGGAGGCACCTGAGGAAGGCCCTGCAGCAGTACATGCAGGAGTTTGATCCCTGCAAGTGCGCTCCCTGTCCCAACAACGCCAGGCCTGTTCTGTCCGGCACAGAGTGCAAGTGCGTTTGCCAGACTGGCACCTATGGAGCCAACTGTGAAATACGGGCTCCTGATTACACTTCAG AGGCGGTGGATGGTTTGTGGAGCTGCTGGGGGTCGTGGAGCAGCTGTGGAGCCTCCATGAAGAGACATCGGACGAGGCGGTGCAATAACCCCGCCCCTCTCAAAGGAGGACAGCCCTGCAGTGGCCCAGACAGACAGGAGGAGGCCTGTCACATCTCCATCTTCACAAa ACAGGAGACCTGTGACAATGATGACGACTTCACGATAGGCTGGAGGGACGAGCTGCCACCTGGTGTGCAGGGATGTCTGCGGCCAAAGAGCCCTGAGAACAGCTTCCTCCGC AAAGCGAAGCAGTATTATACCTTTGGTGAGGACGAGGAGTTTGAGTGTGTCACTGGGTTTGATCTCGACGGTTTTCAGTACATCAACtgccttcctgatggaagctgGAGTCAAATAAGTGGGAGATGCATCA GGAAGATTTGCCTTCCCCCTGACATCCCTGATGACACAAGTCTGTCTCCCAGCAAAGACGAGTACAGAGTGGGTGAAGTGGTGCGTTTGAACTGCAATGAGGCGGGACTGCAGCCGCTGCCGCGAGGTTTCTACAAGTGTGGTGACAGTCTCACCTGGGAGCCCCCAATACCTGCTGAACTGCGCTGCACTAATG AGGAACCATTTGTTCCTGATGTTCAGTGTGGTCCAGGACAGGTACTGCGAAACTCTCGCTGTGTCTGTGTCCCACGGGAGAGCTGCCT ttcaCAGCCGGAGAATCTCTGCATCCTGAACATAGACCTCGGCGTCACAGTGTCAATGTCGCTCTGCTCCTTCCAAGCTGGTCGTTGCCACGGTGACCCGCTGTTCTTCGTCAGCAAAGCTGCGTGCGACGCAGGCACTTTGGACAAATTGGAGTGGGCCATGTTTAGGGCCAACATGTCCTCTAAGAGCTCTGTTCAGGAGCCTTGTGAACTTGACACTTGCTATGAGTGGGAGATCTGCTCTG TGTTTAAGAAATGTGAGTGCAGAGCTGCTCGGGAGTGCCCCAGAGTGAAACAGCACACGTTCTGCATAAAGCTGACCCGGCTCCAGAGGACTCGCAGCATGGACCTTTGCTCTATGGCCGCGCTTAAATGCTCAAAGTACGAGTTTGAAATTCTCAATGAAGGCCAATGTGAGTCGTGA
- the c6.2 gene encoding complement component C6 isoform X1 has product MMAPSSSLALLLLLSCLSTSLGCFCDRYSWSSWSACSSTCNHGTQNRARQFRHDEYFWKSSCFQLCQQYDSRACNQHACPINCLLTDFGPWSDCSPCAKKQFRTRSVERPAQFGGSDCSPELTEERQCYPSTECRIESVNCRDNFKCDNGRCINSTLTCNRQNDCGDNSDERDCGEFTVVCPVEKRVAPGSDLVGNGFDVLAQEPRGAVLDNMFMGGTCVIERPPSTLLYHRVPYNFKTLKIKVGEPEDFNTEPQPLHAESIDLKTSQTTPGSSTQSQGLFFFFFPIFFFSASSKSHSDSKSEAFEASKKKDSKFIRVNQVLPVSTFKIRDPGDLVLSQPFLQFLHALPLDYNYALYREIFQRFGTHYYSSGTLGGHYDLLYQYSREELKSSGVTEESAIDCLGRETTWTIILYTEHRRENRCSNNRMTQKYEGSYVQASERSFSMVKGGRAREAAALAWERQGATPDKISFKNWAKSVLENPAVVDYKLLPLIDLVHGIPCASTKRRHLRKALQQYMQEFDPCKCAPCPNNARPVLSGTECKCVCQTGTYGANCEIRAPDYTSEAVDGLWSCWGSWSSCGASMKRHRTRRCNNPAPLKGGQPCSGPDRQEEACHISIFTKQETCDNDDDFTIGWRDELPPGVQGCLRPKSPENSFLRKAKQYYTFGEDEEFECVTGFDLDGFQYINCLPDGSWSQISGRCIRKICLPPDIPDDTSLSPSKDEYRVGEVVRLNCNEAGLQPLPRGFYKCGDSLTWEPPIPAELRCTNEEPFVPDVQCGPGQVLRNSRCVCVPRESCLSQPENLCILNIDLGVTVSMSLCSFQAGRCHGDPLFFVSKAACDAGTLDKLEWAMFRANMSSKSSVQEPCELDTCYEWEICSVFKKCECRAARECPRVKQHTFCIKLTRLQRTRSMDLCSMAALKCSKYEFEILNEGQCES; this is encoded by the exons ATGATGGCTCCCTCCAGCAGCTTGgccctgctgctgctcctcagcTGCCTATCAACCAGTCTGGGCTGTTTCTGCGACCGATACTCCTGGAGCTCCTGGTCTGCCTGCTCCAGCACCTGCAACCATGGCACACAGAACAGAGCGag GCAGTTTCGGCATGATGAATATTTCTGGAAGAGCAGCTGCTTTCAGTTATGTCAGCAATACGACAGCAGAGCTTGCAACCAGCACGCCTGTCCAATCAACTGCCTGCTCACTGATTTTGGGCCGTGGTCCGACTGCTCGCCCTGTGCCAAGAAACAG TTTCGGACCCGGTCTGTCGAGAGGCCGGCTCAGTTCGGTGGATCCGACTGCAGCCCCGAGCTGACAGAGGAGAGGCAATGCTATCCATCCACAGAGTGCAGGATAGAGTCTGTCAACTGCAGGGACAACTTCAAGTGTGATAACG GGCGCTGCATTAACTCGACACTGACGTGCAACAGACAGAACGACTGCGGGGATAACTCCGATGAGAGGGACTGTGGCGAGTTCACTGTTGTGTGTCCTGTAGAGAAGAGAGTGGCTCCAGGGTCTGACCTGGTGGGGAACGG GTTTGATGTTCTCGCCCAGGAACCGAGGGGAGCAGTGCTGGACAACATGTTCATGGGAGGAACCTGCGTCATTGAGAGGCCTCCAAGCACATTACTCTACCACCGAGTTCCTTACAACTTTAAAACTTTGAAGATCAAG GTTGGAGAGCCAGAGGACTTCAACACTGAGCCTCAGCCGCTGCACGCCGAGTCCATCGATTTGAAGACCTCCCAAACGACGCCTGGCAGCAGCACGCAATCTCAaggcttgtttttctttttcttcccgaTCTTTTTCTTCAGTGCATCGTCTAAGTCGCACTCCGATTCTAAAAGTGAAGCTTTTGAAGCTTCAAAGAAGAAG GACTCCAAGTTTATCAGAGTGAACCAAGTCCTTCCTGTGTCAACATTCAAGATTCGGGACCCGGGGGACCTCGTCCTGTCACAGCCCTTCTTACAGTTCCTCCACGCCCTTCCTCTCGACTACAACTACGCACTCTACAGGGAAATCTTTCAGCGCTTCGGGACACACTACTACAGCTCAGGGACATTGGGAGGCCACTATGATCTGCTGTACCAGTACAGCAGAGAGGAGCTCAAGAGTTCAG GTGTAACTGAGGAGAGCGCGATAGACTGCCTGGGCCGAGAGACCACCTGGACTATCATCCTCTACACAGAACACAGGCGTGAAAACCGATGCTCTAACAACCGGATGACTCAGAAATATGAAG GCTCATATGTTCAGGCATCGGAGAGGTCTTTCTCCATGGTGAAAGGAGGTCGAGCTAGAGAGGCAGCAGCTCTGGCCTGGGAGAGGCAGGGCGCCACTCCGGATAAAATATCCTTCAAGAACTGGGCAAAGTCTGTCCTCGAAAACCCTGCTGTCGTCGATTACAAG CTGCTTCCTCTCATAGATCTGGTTCATGGAATTCCTTGCGCTTCCACAAAGAGGAGGCACCTGAGGAAGGCCCTGCAGCAGTACATGCAGGAGTTTGATCCCTGCAAGTGCGCTCCCTGTCCCAACAACGCCAGGCCTGTTCTGTCCGGCACAGAGTGCAAGTGCGTTTGCCAGACTGGCACCTATGGAGCCAACTGTGAAATACGGGCTCCTGATTACACTTCAG AGGCGGTGGATGGTTTGTGGAGCTGCTGGGGGTCGTGGAGCAGCTGTGGAGCCTCCATGAAGAGACATCGGACGAGGCGGTGCAATAACCCCGCCCCTCTCAAAGGAGGACAGCCCTGCAGTGGCCCAGACAGACAGGAGGAGGCCTGTCACATCTCCATCTTCACAAa ACAGGAGACCTGTGACAATGATGACGACTTCACGATAGGCTGGAGGGACGAGCTGCCACCTGGTGTGCAGGGATGTCTGCGGCCAAAGAGCCCTGAGAACAGCTTCCTCCGC AAAGCGAAGCAGTATTATACCTTTGGTGAGGACGAGGAGTTTGAGTGTGTCACTGGGTTTGATCTCGACGGTTTTCAGTACATCAACtgccttcctgatggaagctgGAGTCAAATAAGTGGGAGATGCATCA GGAAGATTTGCCTTCCCCCTGACATCCCTGATGACACAAGTCTGTCTCCCAGCAAAGACGAGTACAGAGTGGGTGAAGTGGTGCGTTTGAACTGCAATGAGGCGGGACTGCAGCCGCTGCCGCGAGGTTTCTACAAGTGTGGTGACAGTCTCACCTGGGAGCCCCCAATACCTGCTGAACTGCGCTGCACTAATG AGGAACCATTTGTTCCTGATGTTCAGTGTGGTCCAGGACAGGTACTGCGAAACTCTCGCTGTGTCTGTGTCCCACGGGAGAGCTGCCT ttcaCAGCCGGAGAATCTCTGCATCCTGAACATAGACCTCGGCGTCACAGTGTCAATGTCGCTCTGCTCCTTCCAAGCTGGTCGTTGCCACGGTGACCCGCTGTTCTTCGTCAGCAAAGCTGCGTGCGACGCAGGCACTTTGGACAAATTGGAGTGGGCCATGTTTAGGGCCAACATGTCCTCTAAGAGCTCTGTTCAGGAGCCTTGTGAACTTGACACTTGCTATGAGTGGGAGATCTGCTCTG TGTTTAAGAAATGTGAGTGCAGAGCTGCTCGGGAGTGCCCCAGAGTGAAACAGCACACGTTCTGCATAAAGCTGACCCGGCTCCAGAGGACTCGCAGCATGGACCTTTGCTCTATGGCCGCGCTTAAATGCTCAAAGTACGAGTTTGAAATTCTCAATGAAGGCCAATGTGAGTCGTGA